The Thermosipho melanesiensis BI429 sequence GGAACAAGCTCCATAAAAATCTTTACTACATATTCATCAAGTAACAGAAGAACGAATGATAAAATTATGTATAAACTACTACAAAAATCCAACGAATACAAAGTACCAATTCTCATTCATGCAGAAAATGATGATATGATATCTGAAAATGTTCTAATAAAGGATCATGAAAATGCAAGACCAGCTATCTCCGAAATAACGGAAATTACAAAAATTTTAGAAATGGTTAACATGACAAATGGCATTTCATATATAGTTCATACAACTTGTGGAACCTCTATTGAAGAAACTCGAAAAAGATTTCCAGAAATAATAAACAAAAATATATACTTTGAAAGCTGTCCACATTATTTTTATTTTTCAAACGATGTTTATAAAGAAAAACATGGTTTTCTCTACACCATGACACCACCTTTAAGAAGTAACGAGGAAAAGGAAAAATTAAGAAAAAATATCGATTATATCTTCTCAATTGGAACAGACCATTGTTCTTTTAACAAAGAAGATAAAGACAAAAAAACTACAAAAGATTTACCTATGGGTATAGGAGGAGTTGAACACTCTTTTGTGCTTATGTATTCACTATTTGGTGAAAAAATAATAGATAAATTTACAACAAATCCTGCAAAGTTTTTTGGATTATTCCCGCAAAAAGGTTCACTATTACCCGGTGCGACCGCAGATGTTGTAATATTCTCACCAAACCAATATGAAAAAATTACAAGATCACATTCCAAAGCAAACTATGACATCTACCTAAATATGCAGGTTAAAGGGAAAATTCAAAAGGTTTTCAAAAGTGGTATATTGGTACTGGATCACACATTAATTAGAAAAACTAAAGGGAAATACTTAAGGAGGCTATGATGAAGGCTATCATTAATGCAAACATCTTTGATTATGAAAACTATATAGAAAATCAATACATTCTATTTGAAAATCAAATAATTGAAGTTGGTGCAATGGAAAATTATCCAGGAGCGCTTTATGAAATTAACGCAAAAAACTCCATTGTAATGCCTGGTTTTGTAGTAGGACATACACATATCTACTCCACCTTTGCTCGTGGTATTAACCTTTCTTTTTCACCAAAAAATTTCAAAGATATACTAGAACAACTTTGGTGGAAAATCGACGCAAAACTTGGAAAAGACGAAATATTCTATAGTGCTTTGGTTGCTGGTATAGAATTTTTAAAATCGGGAGTTACCACTGTTTTTGATCATCATGCAAGCGGTGCTTTAATTCGAAATAGCCTAAACACCCTAAAAGAAGCTTTAATTGACAATATAGGTTTAAGGGGGATATTTTGTTTTGAAACAAGTGATAGATTCCCAGTAAGAAAATGTATAGATGAAAATCTAGAATTTTTGCAAAACAACTCACAAATGTATGCTGGGATTTTTGGGTTACATGCTTCTTTAAGTTTATCAGATAAGACACTTAAAACCATAGCAGAAGAATACAACGGACCAATTCATATACACGTTGCAGAAAGTATTGACGATGTCGATTATTCAGTTTCAAATTACGGACTTACAGTTGTCGAACGTTTAAACAAATTTGGATTATTAAGAAAAAATTCTATATTAGCCCACTGTGTACACGTTAGTGAAAAAGAACTAGGATTAATATCAAAAAACAACTGTTATGTTGCATTAAATGTCTCATCAAATATGAACAATGCAGTAGGGTTACCAAATTACAAAAAGATGAAAACATTTAATGTAAAAACAATTGTTGGAAACGATGGGCTTGGTTTTAACTTTGCACGGGAACTCTTAGCACTATTATTTTCCATGAAATTAAATGGCCATTCTCCGTTGGCATTTAACCTTAATGATCTTAAAAATGTTATAACCAACACTTACGAAATTGCACAATATTATTTAAACGTAAAACTTGGCAGGATATTACCTGGTTATGCTGCTGATTTTGTGATAGTACCATACACACCACCTACACCCATAGACAAGACCAACGCATTTTCTCACTTTGTTTATGGAATTCTAGATAATTTTAAACCTTCACATGGAATAGTAAATGGAAAAATTCTAATGGAAAACCACAAAATAAACCTTCAAGTAAATGAAATATACAGTATTGCAAGAAAAATTGCACAAAGATTATGGGAATCACTAATATAATGAGGTGATAAAATGGACCTTTCAACGGAAATATCAGGCATTAAAATTGAAAATCCATTAATGCCTGCCTCAGGACCGTTAGTTGGTGATTACGAAAAAATAAAATTTATCGATTCAACAGGTGTTGGAGCAATTGTTACTAAAACTATTTCAACAAAGGCGGCAAATGTTCCAAGACCATGTATATACGGTGAAAATAACTTTGTTATGAACGCAGAACTGTGGTCCGAATTACCTCCCGAAACATGGATAAAAGAAATACTACCAAAATTGAAAAATGAACTAAAAAAACCTCTAATAGTAAGTGTAGGATATACAATAGAAGATATGGAAATCTTAATTCCACAACTTAATGAATACGCTGATGCATTTGAAATTTCTACACATTATGTAGGAAAAGATTACAATACAATAGCAAATATTGTAAAAGCTATTAGAAAAAATACAAATAAACCCATCTTTATGAAATTAAGTCCCCATATTCCAGATCCCGTAGAATTTACAAAAACAATTTTGGAAAATGGTGCAAATGGAATAGTAGCCATTAACTCCTGGGGACCAACAATGAAAATAGATATAAAAAACAGAAAGACATTAATAGGAAATGAAAAGGGACAAGTCTGGTTATCCGGTCCTGTTATTAAACCTATTGCCCTTTCCATAGTAAAAACAATTAGGGATGCTTTTCCAGATATTACAATAATAGGCGTTGGAGGAATAAAATCTGCAGAAGATGTAATAGAATTCTTACTTTCCGGGGCCGACGCAGTTCAATTACTCTCTTCTGCTCTTATCTTCGGAAAAGATATATACGAAAAAATTTTAAATCAACTACCTTCTACTTTAGAAAAATATGAATTTAATTCAATTAACGAAGTATTAAATACTGAATTAACTGTAGGAACCGTTAAATACACACCAAACTATCCAAAAGTAAACCATGAAAAATGTACGCTATGCGGAATTTGTGAAAAGGTATGTCCATACTTTGCAATAAAAATAGATAAAAAAGTTAAAATAAACACCTATAAATGTTTTGGTTGTGGGCTTTGTGAAAGTAGATGTCCAACAAAATCAATCAAAATAAAATATTAAAACAAAAATCTAAAAATATTTACATTAAGTATGTATTGACATGAAAATGCACATATGCTATAATCAATATCGGTCTCTGACATTCGGGGCGTAGCGCAGTTGGCTAGCGCGCCTGTCTTGGGAACAGGAGGTCGCTGGTTCGAGTCCAGTCGCCCCGACCACATGCGGGTGTAGCTCAATTGGTAGAGCATCGGCCTTCCAAGCCGAGGGTTGCGGGTTCGAGTCCCGTCGCCCGCTCCAGACCTACATGGTCTAGTGCGCCCGTAGCTCAACAGGATAGAGCACCGGACTTCTAATCCGGGGGTTGTGGGTTCGACTCCCGCCGGGCGCGCCAAAATTTAATACCTCTAAAACGTGGTGGCTATAGCTCAGCTGGTAGAGCGCCTGACTGTGGATCAGGTGGTCGTGGGTTCAAATCCCACTAGCCACCCCATTTTTTATATTACAACATATGTTAACGTAAAATGCGCCCGTAGCTCAATTGGATAGAGCGTCGGACTTCGGATCCGAGGGTTGCGGGTTCAAATCCTGCCGGGCGCGCCATATTGTCTTCCACTTAGATTTAGCAAACTTTTAAATAACATCACTGTAAAGGAGGTATTAACATGGAAGTTTTAAAAGTTGCATCTGGTTCAAATCCAAACAAGGTTGCCGGTGCTCTTGCGGGTGTAATCAGGGAAAAAGGGAAAGCGGAAGTTCAAGCAATTGGTGCTGGTGCCGTAAACCAAGCAGTTAAGGCTATCGCAATTGCAAGGGGTTATCTTGCTCCAAGTGGAATTGATCTTGTTTGTGTTCCAGCTTTTACCGATGTAAATATTGAAAATGAATCAAGAACAGCATTGAAGTTCATAGTCTTTCCAAGAGAATAATAAAAAGACACGGCCTTTCCGGCCGTGTCTTTATTTTTCTCTCATTTTCTATTTTCTTATGTATCTTGGTGTATCATCGTAATTCTCAATCATACCTTTTAAAGCTTTTTGAATGTATTCTACTACAACATCTGCCAAAACAAAGCCTGTATCGTAACCTGATGCTTTATTTTCTGAAAGCACTGAATATCCATCTCCTCCGCCTGCCATGTAGTTATTTGTTACAATTGTGTAAACTTTATCCATCTCAAGTGGCTTACCATTCACCATTACTTCTGTCACTTTTCCACCTTCACTCTTCCACACTAATCCACCAACATGTAACCAAGCACCTTTTCCTTCTGGAATTGTTGCTGCATATTCCAACACTTTCATTACTTGCTCTCCTGTCATTTTCATAACATACACTGTATTTCCAAATGGCAACACAGTTAAAATATTCCTTATGGTTATCTTTCCAGGTTCAACAGATGCTCTTATTCCTCCACCATTCTGAAATGCAATATCTGCTCCTGTTTTCCATAGCATTGCATCGGTTATTATATGCCCTAAGTTTGTATCGCCAGATCTTACATGTGCCCTTTCTCCATCCAACAAGATCTTTGTTTCCCCTATTATCGTATCAAGTTTTTCTGAACCAATTTTTGCAAAATAATCAAGTGGAACTTTTACATACTCAGTTGGTTTATATTCTTTTCCTACAAACTCATAAATTGAATTACCATCTTCATCTTTGCCCTTATAT is a genomic window containing:
- a CDS encoding stage V sporulation protein S, whose product is MEVLKVASGSNPNKVAGALAGVIREKGKAEVQAIGAGAVNQAVKAIAIARGYLAPSGIDLVCVPAFTDVNIENESRTALKFIVFPRE
- a CDS encoding amidohydrolase family protein translates to MKAIINANIFDYENYIENQYILFENQIIEVGAMENYPGALYEINAKNSIVMPGFVVGHTHIYSTFARGINLSFSPKNFKDILEQLWWKIDAKLGKDEIFYSALVAGIEFLKSGVTTVFDHHASGALIRNSLNTLKEALIDNIGLRGIFCFETSDRFPVRKCIDENLEFLQNNSQMYAGIFGLHASLSLSDKTLKTIAEEYNGPIHIHVAESIDDVDYSVSNYGLTVVERLNKFGLLRKNSILAHCVHVSEKELGLISKNNCYVALNVSSNMNNAVGLPNYKKMKTFNVKTIVGNDGLGFNFARELLALLFSMKLNGHSPLAFNLNDLKNVITNTYEIAQYYLNVKLGRILPGYAADFVIVPYTPPTPIDKTNAFSHFVYGILDNFKPSHGIVNGKILMENHKINLQVNEIYSIARKIAQRLWESLI
- a CDS encoding amidohydrolase family protein, whose amino-acid sequence is MYDVGIINGKVYLGDFIYANVYIKSGKIYDITTSYKGCKKEYNANENLVLPGFIDPHVHFELNFGKHTSVDDFESGSISAIYGGITTIIDFLDPISHINELDKNFEKRLNLAKKSYIDFSFHVTLGNFKDNIDELLKKTKKLGTSSIKIFTTYSSSNRRTNDKIMYKLLQKSNEYKVPILIHAENDDMISENVLIKDHENARPAISEITEITKILEMVNMTNGISYIVHTTCGTSIEETRKRFPEIINKNIYFESCPHYFYFSNDVYKEKHGFLYTMTPPLRSNEEKEKLRKNIDYIFSIGTDHCSFNKEDKDKKTTKDLPMGIGGVEHSFVLMYSLFGEKIIDKFTTNPAKFFGLFPQKGSLLPGATADVVIFSPNQYEKITRSHSKANYDIYLNMQVKGKIQKVFKSGILVLDHTLIRKTKGKYLRRL
- a CDS encoding 4Fe-4S binding protein, translating into MDLSTEISGIKIENPLMPASGPLVGDYEKIKFIDSTGVGAIVTKTISTKAANVPRPCIYGENNFVMNAELWSELPPETWIKEILPKLKNELKKPLIVSVGYTIEDMEILIPQLNEYADAFEISTHYVGKDYNTIANIVKAIRKNTNKPIFMKLSPHIPDPVEFTKTILENGANGIVAINSWGPTMKIDIKNRKTLIGNEKGQVWLSGPVIKPIALSIVKTIRDAFPDITIIGVGGIKSAEDVIEFLLSGADAVQLLSSALIFGKDIYEKILNQLPSTLEKYEFNSINEVLNTELTVGTVKYTPNYPKVNHEKCTLCGICEKVCPYFAIKIDKKVKINTYKCFGCGLCESRCPTKSIKIKY